A single window of Populus nigra chromosome 17, ddPopNigr1.1, whole genome shotgun sequence DNA harbors:
- the LOC133677005 gene encoding probable LRR receptor-like serine/threonine-protein kinase At1g53420: protein MDRIGKYEDLNKKYIELENRLMEIVKEESKRKGFKAIKAELAVKGKGQTKDEKLGSYQEYLSKLAREVEEIKFTHLGMEGKHFADALITLTSMSRIDFGHRVQWVHIDIRNNPAHCCSVEREIDGNPCHLRLNFLSDTINENLGKLSSLMFLDLYSNKLSGIIPKELGKLSLLKFLNLDDNDLHGELPKELGNLTNLRQLYLTANNFTGTIPTTYAKLINLQEFAVGGNYLSGPIPDYIGKWVNLTKLVLIGNNFEGNLPAQTFSLPRLQRLWVSDVSNPGISFPEEVQEQKSLFSV from the exons ATGGATAGGATTGGGAAGTATGaggatttgaacaagaaatatatagaGTTGGAAAACCGTTTGATGGAGATTGTAAAGGAAGagagtaaaaggaaaggttttaAGGCTATTAAAGCGGAGTTAGCG GTGAAAGGAAAAGGGCAAACCAAGGACGAGAAGTTAGGATCTTACCAAGAATACTTGTCTAAATTGGCTAGAGAAGttgaggaaataaagttcacccatTTAGGAATGGAAGGAAAACATTTTGCAGATGCTTTGATCACATTAACTTCTATGTCtagaatagactttgggcacaGGGTACAATGGGTACACATTGatatcagaaataacccagctcattgttgctcagttgAGAGGGAAatagatggaaacccttg CCATCTTCGCCTCAACTTCCTCAGTGATACTATAAACGAAAATTTGGGGAAACTCTCTTCACTGATGTTTCT GGATCTTTATAGTAACAAGTTGTCAGGCATAATTCCAAAAGAATTAGGAAAACTGTCTCTTCTCAAATTTCT GAACCTAGATGACAATGATCTTCATGGTGAACTTCCGAAGGAGCTTGGAAACTTGACCAATCTTCGACAGCT ATACTTGACAGCAAATAATTTTACTGGGACAATTCCTACGACGTATGCGAAACTTATCAATCTTCAAGAGTT TGCAGTGGGTGGAAACTATTTGTCTGGTCCAATACCTGATTATATTGGAAAATGGGTGAATCTCACCAAACT GGTTCTGATAGGAAATAATTTTGAAGGGAATCTGCCAGCACAAACTTTTAGTCTGCCAAGACTACAGAGATT GTGGGTCAGTGATGTGAGCAATCCAGGAATATCATTCCCAGAAGAAGTACAGGAACAAAAATCTCTATTTTCTGTGTGA
- the LOC133677006 gene encoding probable LRR receptor-like serine/threonine-protein kinase At1g53420, producing MTNILFHKRVTSVLRNCKINGSIPKYIRNWSQLRYLDLSFNNLSGSVPETFQRLNKLFLTNNTLSGLPNWTNNSMTNVYPTADLSYNNFNVTCENIKCLGLQNVNM from the exons atgacaaatattttatttcataagagAGTAACATC GGTTCTGAGAAATTGCAAAATTAACGGCTCAATACCCAAATACATTCGCAATTGGTCACAGTTAAGATATCT AGATTTGAGCTTCAACAACTTAAGTGGTAGCGTTCCAGAAACATTTCAGAGACTGAATAAGTT ATTTTTAACGAACAACACGCTCAGTGGGCTTCCTAACTGGACCAATAACTCGATGACAAATGTCTATCCTACAGC GGATCTTTCGTACAATAACTTCAACGTGAcatgtgaaaatataaaatgctTGGGATTGCAGAATGTAAACATGTAA
- the LOC133677008 gene encoding probable LRR receptor-like serine/threonine-protein kinase At1g53430 — MLRKKCGRRHNSLFINSGGEEVDDGKNQYHNDTSISSFNLSPSEDWAYSYAGDYLWAKVNASTLVRNLTCEITNSKANIDNNFRLAPVSLTYYGLCLRKGKYIVTLHFAEALYSKSEDYSTSGKRVFDIYIQGMIVKKDVNIKEIPGKEHEERRLQFKVKINDGSLEIKFFWAGKGSLYNPPALNGPLISAVSITRGRKRKLQYFSFCLLKPRILLLTSLSV; from the exons ATGCTGAGGAAAAAATGTGGTCGAAGGC ATAATTCCTTGTTTATAAATAGTGGTGGTGAGGAAGTAGATGACGGAAAAAATCAGTATCATAACGATACCTCAATATCAAGTTTTAATCTTAGTCCATCTGAGGATTGGGCTTATAGCTATGCTGGGGACTACCTCTGGGCAAAAGTCAATGCCAGTACTTTAGTAAGAAACTTGACGTGTGAAATTACTAACTCCAAGGCAAACATAGACAACAATTTTCGCCTTGCTCCCGTCTCTCTAACGTATTATGGCCTCTGCTTGCGTAAAGGCAAGTACATTGTGACACTTCACTTTGCTGAAGCATTATATTCTAAGAGTGAAGATTACAGCACATCAGGAAAACGAgtgtttgatatatatattcag GGAATGATTGTAAAGAAAGATGTCAACATAAAGGAAATCCCTGGGAAAGAACATGAAGAAAGACGACTACAATTCAAGGTTAAAATAAATGATGGTTCGTTAGAGATCAAGTTCTTCTGGGCTGGCAAGGGATCTCTATACAACCCACCTGCTCTCAATGGACCTCTCATATCAGCTGTTTCGATCACTCGTGGTAGGAAGCGCAAACTTCAATACTTTTCATTTTGTCTGCTAAAACCCAGGATTCTGTTGCTCACTTCACTATCTGTGTGA